In Holophagaceae bacterium, one DNA window encodes the following:
- the murB gene encoding UDP-N-acetylmuramate dehydrogenase: protein MSRALPDELLKLPHRTDVPFPRLTTLGVGGLCRWLFEPTTEGEAQTFVRACARENIPYRVLGGGSNLVVLGDIGMPVLRLRFPAELKREGLKLTAPASFGHIRMAQGAAQEGLSGMEYASGIPGTTGGALRMNAGAYGRELVDILDTFRFLTPEGELVEKRPDPGEFRYRWSFLSGGHVGLAYTVKLAEGDRDRIQAQVLENMGKRGSSQPLTKRNAGCIFKNPSGASAGRLIDQAGLKGFRIGDAEVSPEHANFLINHGHATAAEFAELMDVVRSKVKELHGIELEPEVEIWRDV, encoded by the coding sequence ATGAGCCGCGCCCTTCCCGACGAGCTGCTGAAGCTCCCCCACCGCACCGATGTGCCCTTCCCCAGGCTCACCACGCTGGGCGTCGGCGGCCTTTGCCGTTGGCTGTTCGAGCCCACTACCGAGGGCGAAGCCCAGACCTTCGTCCGCGCCTGCGCCCGCGAAAACATCCCCTACCGCGTGCTGGGCGGCGGATCCAATCTCGTGGTCCTGGGCGATATCGGGATGCCGGTGTTGCGGCTGCGCTTTCCGGCGGAGCTGAAGCGGGAAGGCCTGAAACTCACGGCCCCAGCCAGCTTCGGCCACATCCGGATGGCCCAGGGCGCCGCCCAGGAAGGCCTCAGCGGCATGGAATACGCCAGCGGAATCCCCGGCACCACCGGCGGCGCCCTGCGCATGAATGCGGGCGCCTACGGCCGGGAGCTGGTGGACATCCTGGACACCTTCCGGTTCCTCACGCCCGAGGGCGAACTGGTGGAGAAGCGTCCCGACCCCGGCGAATTCAGGTACCGCTGGAGCTTCCTGTCCGGCGGCCATGTGGGGCTCGCCTACACCGTGAAATTGGCGGAAGGGGACCGCGACCGCATCCAGGCCCAGGTGCTGGAGAACATGGGCAAGCGCGGCAGCAGCCAGCCTTTGACCAAGCGCAACGCGGGCTGCATCTTCAAGAATCCGTCCGGAGCCAGCGCAGGGCGCCTCATCGACCAGGCTGGCTTGAAAGGATTCCGGATCGGGGATGCGGAAGTCAGCCCGGAACACGCCAATTTCCTCATCAACCACGGCCACGCCACCGCCGCGGAATTCGCGGAGCTGATGGACGTGGTGCGGAGCAAGGTGAAGGAGCTGCACGGCATCGAATTGGAGCCCGAAGTGGAGATCTGGCGGGATGTCTGA
- a CDS encoding 3'-5' exonuclease → MTLANSYLFLDTETGGLDPRSHSLLSLGLVVGDASGVADSSEILIRHEPYVVTGGGMKVNRIDLAAHHEAALPPAEAMDRVDEFLNRHFPERMRVTLVGHNIAFDQAFLSEFLLSTGRDPEGRFHHRIVDTHSIASALRDAGKLDLQRLSSDSLFEHFGILVPAEKRHTALGDSLATFHLYWKLVELCR, encoded by the coding sequence ATGACGCTCGCGAACTCCTATCTTTTCCTCGATACCGAAACCGGGGGCCTGGACCCGCGGAGCCACAGCCTGCTGAGCCTGGGACTCGTGGTGGGCGATGCGTCCGGCGTGGCGGACAGCTCGGAGATCCTGATCCGGCACGAGCCCTACGTGGTCACGGGCGGCGGCATGAAGGTGAACCGCATCGACCTGGCCGCGCACCACGAGGCCGCCCTGCCGCCCGCGGAGGCCATGGACCGGGTGGATGAATTCCTGAACCGCCATTTCCCTGAAAGGATGAGAGTCACGCTCGTGGGCCACAACATCGCCTTCGACCAGGCCTTCCTTTCGGAATTCCTGCTCTCGACGGGCCGCGACCCCGAAGGGCGCTTCCACCACCGCATCGTGGACACCCACAGCATCGCCTCGGCCCTGCGGGACGCGGGCAAACTGGACCTCCAGCGCCTCAGCAGCGACAGCCTGTTCGAGCATTTCGGCATCCTGGTCCCCGCGGAAAAGCGGCACACGGCCCTGGGGGATTCGCTGGCCACTTTCCACCTGTACTGGAAACTGGTGGAGCTGTGCCGATGA
- a CDS encoding ABC transporter ATP-binding protein — protein MIGRALSVQGLKKAYADAEHPVFDGFSLEVEAGCLCALVGVSGVGKTTLLNCVAGLDRWEGGSIRIGGTPVPESAGDRSLYRREHVGLAFQQPHLLPEFTVRENLEMPFRIEGALTAGREEWILELLEMVGILHLSERLPNQLSSGQAARVGLARALVRRPSLWLLDEPTGNLDPETADEAFALLLKLHRELRPTTLLVTHNPDLADRCERTVRLGGH, from the coding sequence ATGATCGGCCGGGCGCTCTCCGTCCAGGGCCTGAAGAAGGCCTATGCCGACGCGGAGCATCCGGTCTTCGACGGGTTCTCCCTGGAGGTCGAGGCGGGCTGCCTCTGCGCGCTGGTGGGCGTGAGCGGCGTGGGGAAGACGACCCTGCTGAACTGCGTGGCGGGCCTGGACCGCTGGGAGGGCGGCAGCATCCGCATCGGCGGAACCCCGGTCCCGGAATCCGCCGGGGACCGCTCGCTGTACCGCCGGGAGCATGTGGGCCTGGCCTTCCAGCAGCCCCATCTGCTGCCGGAATTCACCGTCCGCGAGAACCTGGAAATGCCCTTCCGCATCGAGGGCGCGCTCACGGCGGGCCGTGAGGAGTGGATCCTGGAATTGCTTGAGATGGTGGGCATCCTCCATCTTTCCGAACGCCTCCCCAACCAGCTCAGCAGCGGGCAGGCGGCGCGGGTGGGCCTGGCCCGGGCGCTGGTGCGCAGGCCTTCCCTTTGGCTGCTGGACGAGCCCACGGGGAACCTGGATCCCGAAACGGCGGATGAGGCCTTCGCCTTGCTCCTGAAGCTCCATCGGGAGCTGCGCCCCACCACGCTCCTAGTCACCCACAACCCGGATCTGGCGGACCGCTGCGAACGGACGGTGCGGCTAGGGGGCCATTGA
- the ftsA gene encoding cell division protein FtsA, with protein sequence MVQPAVLLGLDLGASKVVSVIAVQDESGALQITGAAQANAEGGIRMGEINDMELTTRAINRAVEESMRAAGQTKLEGLRVSVDGIQFKGENLRDSITISSMDKIITVADRDRVLEQAANGCKLAKEETVLHRIPQMFHIKGQRDIRNPVNMVGETLEAEVRIIVAPGSVLGNINRALQLSGLQGADLLYSPMASAEAVLTREDSENGAVVVDIGDELTHLGVFLRGALFHSAVIPIGGRHFTRDLEITKHLGGISVAERIKRVYGTALPTQVPPEEHIELEDEGRQVSRRELAEVLHARAVELLNMVLAEIGRSGLIHEIHGGVHLVGGGALLPHLPILAQNILGRPRVVLGRVHGLQGLPQVLSNPLYTNALGAVKALARELQDSGPKRGGDGLRGFFKKLF encoded by the coding sequence ATGGTTCAACCTGCGGTACTTCTCGGACTCGATCTAGGTGCAAGCAAAGTCGTCTCAGTAATCGCAGTGCAGGATGAAAGCGGCGCCCTTCAAATCACGGGGGCGGCCCAGGCCAATGCCGAAGGCGGCATCCGCATGGGCGAGATCAACGACATGGAGCTCACCACGCGGGCCATCAACCGCGCGGTGGAGGAATCCATGCGTGCGGCCGGGCAGACCAAGCTGGAGGGCCTGCGCGTCTCCGTGGACGGGATCCAGTTCAAGGGCGAAAACCTGCGCGACTCCATCACGATCTCGAGCATGGACAAGATCATCACCGTTGCGGACCGGGACCGCGTGCTGGAGCAGGCTGCCAACGGCTGCAAGCTCGCGAAAGAGGAGACCGTCCTGCACCGCATCCCGCAAATGTTCCACATCAAAGGCCAGCGGGACATCCGCAACCCCGTGAACATGGTGGGCGAGACGCTCGAAGCGGAAGTGCGCATCATCGTCGCTCCCGGCTCGGTGCTGGGGAACATCAACCGCGCCCTCCAGCTTTCGGGCCTCCAGGGCGCCGACCTGCTCTATTCGCCCATGGCCTCCGCCGAGGCGGTGCTGACCCGCGAGGACAGCGAGAACGGCGCGGTGGTGGTGGACATCGGCGACGAGCTGACCCACCTCGGCGTATTCCTGCGCGGCGCGCTGTTCCACAGCGCGGTGATCCCCATCGGCGGCCGCCACTTCACCCGCGATCTCGAAATCACCAAGCACCTGGGCGGCATCAGCGTCGCGGAGCGCATCAAGCGGGTCTACGGCACGGCCCTGCCCACCCAGGTTCCTCCCGAAGAACACATCGAGCTGGAAGACGAGGGCCGCCAGGTCTCCCGCCGCGAACTGGCGGAAGTGCTGCATGCGAGGGCCGTGGAATTGCTCAACATGGTGCTCGCCGAGATCGGCCGCAGCGGCCTGATCCACGAGATCCACGGCGGCGTGCATCTCGTGGGCGGCGGCGCCCTGCTGCCGCACCTGCCCATCCTCGCCCAGAACATTCTCGGCCGCCCGCGGGTGGTGCTGGGCCGGGTCCACGGGCTCCAGGGCCTGCCCCAGGTGCTGTCCAATCCCCTCTACACCAACGCGCTGGGCGCCGTGAAAGCCCTCGCGCGCGAGCTCCAGGACAGCGGCCCCAAACGCGGCGGGGACGGCCTTCGCGGATTCTTCAAGAAACTCTTTTGA
- a CDS encoding FtsQ-type POTRA domain-containing protein: MAYPNHLHAHRPWLPFAKAGIVLVVVGLVAFGLLEVAQRYFGLQKLTIEQVSVSGCRGDRQARILGIVEPMTLGKPLFWFDADKLRTKVESERWVKGLIIRRDPPDRLSLVIEERKPLLWLVKSSGVFLLSDDGVVLDRINDANSTPIPVIYDPSSQTDENLVKLIRAASELRDKQAGFFGRLTELRWAERGPIAYIEGLSAPLYLSKVDIQKNIPNFQGLFLDQLAKSPNLSKLRYVDLRWDDEIAVGEPQETAPPAQKALP, from the coding sequence ATGGCCTACCCCAACCACCTCCACGCGCATCGCCCCTGGCTCCCCTTCGCCAAGGCGGGCATCGTGCTGGTCGTGGTGGGCCTGGTGGCCTTCGGCCTCCTGGAAGTGGCGCAGCGCTACTTCGGATTGCAGAAGCTCACCATCGAACAGGTGAGCGTCAGCGGTTGCCGCGGCGACCGCCAGGCCAGGATCCTGGGCATCGTGGAGCCCATGACCCTGGGCAAGCCGCTGTTCTGGTTCGACGCGGACAAGCTGAGGACCAAGGTGGAGTCGGAACGGTGGGTGAAGGGCCTGATCATCCGCCGGGACCCGCCGGACCGCCTGAGCCTGGTCATCGAGGAGCGCAAGCCCCTGCTCTGGCTGGTGAAATCCTCCGGCGTCTTCCTCCTGTCCGATGATGGTGTGGTGCTGGACCGGATTAATGATGCGAATTCGACTCCTATTCCGGTGATTTACGATCCTTCGAGCCAGACCGACGAGAACCTCGTGAAGCTCATCCGCGCTGCGTCCGAGCTGCGGGACAAGCAGGCCGGTTTCTTCGGCCGGCTCACCGAACTGCGTTGGGCGGAACGCGGGCCCATTGCCTACATCGAGGGGCTCTCCGCCCCGCTTTACCTATCCAAAGTCGACATCCAGAAGAATATCCCCAATTTTCAGGGACTATTCCTGGACCAGTTGGCCAAAAGTCCGAATCTTTCGAAACTCCGGTACGTGGATCTGAGATGGGACGACGAGATCGCCGTGGGGGAGCCCCAGGAAACGGCCCCGCCCGCCCAGAAGGCGCTGCCCTAG
- a CDS encoding YceI family protein, producing the protein MSRTPIVLAALLLIAPSLALTAGDRTFTPDTIHSRIGFSAKTLFKVEGSFGKYATDISGDPDTLENAKVRLEIDVASINTENKSRDGHLKSPDFFDAAKYPKILFTSSKVWKQGSQVMVQGTLDMHGVKQELTIPFEPSFGKNGAGADTWSYEGSLKIDRNNWGVGSGSIAAKIGLKDTVELNLQLVGFFHEPEAAKPVPAKAPAKKRKKAK; encoded by the coding sequence GTGTCCCGAACCCCGATCGTCCTCGCCGCGCTGTTGCTGATCGCCCCGTCCCTCGCCCTGACCGCCGGGGACAGGACTTTCACGCCGGACACCATCCATTCGCGCATCGGCTTCAGCGCCAAGACCCTTTTCAAGGTGGAAGGCAGTTTCGGGAAATACGCCACGGACATCAGCGGCGATCCGGACACCCTGGAGAACGCGAAGGTGAGGCTCGAAATCGACGTGGCCTCCATCAACACCGAGAACAAGAGCCGGGACGGGCATCTGAAGTCACCGGATTTCTTCGATGCCGCCAAGTACCCCAAGATCCTGTTCACGTCCTCCAAGGTCTGGAAGCAGGGCAGCCAGGTGATGGTGCAAGGCACCCTGGACATGCACGGCGTGAAGCAGGAGCTGACCATCCCCTTCGAGCCCTCCTTCGGCAAGAACGGCGCCGGCGCGGACACCTGGAGCTACGAGGGCAGCCTCAAGATCGACCGCAATAACTGGGGCGTCGGTTCCGGCAGCATCGCCGCGAAGATCGGCCTCAAGGACACCGTGGAATTGAATCTGCAGCTGGTGGGATTCTTCCATGAACCGGAAGCCGCCAAGCCTGTCCCCGCAAAGGCTCCGGCCAAGAAGCGCAAGAAGGCCAAGTAG
- the ftsZ gene encoding cell division protein FtsZ — translation MAEVPFLPSPEHLPGANIKVVGVGGAGCNAINRMLQSGIVGVQFIAMNTDRQSLAQSKAHVQMPLGPTSSRGGLGAGGNPDRGAVAAEESREEILAALSGADMVFITAGMGGGTGTGAAPLIAAYAREQGALTVSVVLTPFAWEGPRKAEKALNGLANLRDTSDTVIVVSNEKLMSVCERGTKMTDAYQMADGVLIQGVRGIADLILRPGLVNLDFADVESVLKDGGEAFIGTGMGRGEEAVMDALLKALASPLLDRAADGFATNVIVSVMAHPDQVGFSEFSTAMNYLHERFEGRAEIKPGQVLAPEMEDRVVVTVLASGFESATSSTSLSLYQRTVAPSMDNAPHNTPSGRVYGEVPPEAHPGHPSSGPLPSATPTRLMPQGPTPSGEMATQAEDLHVPAIIRLSQGRLPIE, via the coding sequence ATGGCTGAAGTCCCCTTCCTGCCCAGCCCCGAACACCTGCCCGGCGCCAACATCAAGGTGGTGGGCGTGGGCGGCGCGGGCTGCAACGCCATCAACCGCATGCTCCAGAGCGGCATCGTCGGCGTGCAGTTCATCGCCATGAACACCGACCGGCAGAGCCTCGCCCAGAGCAAGGCCCACGTGCAGATGCCGCTGGGGCCCACCAGCTCCCGCGGCGGCCTGGGCGCCGGGGGCAACCCGGACCGCGGCGCGGTGGCGGCGGAAGAAAGCCGTGAAGAAATCCTCGCGGCGCTCTCCGGCGCGGACATGGTGTTCATCACCGCGGGCATGGGCGGCGGCACCGGCACCGGCGCCGCCCCGCTCATCGCCGCCTACGCGCGGGAACAGGGCGCGCTCACGGTTTCGGTGGTGCTCACGCCCTTCGCGTGGGAAGGCCCCCGCAAAGCGGAAAAGGCCTTGAACGGCCTGGCGAACCTGCGGGACACCTCAGATACGGTGATCGTCGTCTCCAATGAAAAGCTCATGAGCGTGTGCGAGCGCGGCACCAAGATGACCGACGCCTACCAGATGGCCGACGGCGTCCTGATCCAGGGCGTGCGCGGCATCGCGGACCTCATCCTGCGGCCGGGCCTCGTGAACCTGGATTTCGCGGACGTGGAATCGGTGCTCAAGGACGGCGGCGAAGCCTTCATCGGCACGGGCATGGGCCGTGGCGAGGAAGCCGTCATGGACGCTTTGCTGAAAGCCCTCGCGAGCCCCCTGCTGGACCGCGCCGCCGACGGCTTCGCCACCAACGTGATCGTGTCCGTCATGGCCCACCCGGACCAGGTGGGCTTCAGCGAATTCAGCACCGCCATGAACTACCTGCACGAACGCTTCGAGGGCCGCGCGGAGATCAAGCCCGGCCAGGTGCTGGCGCCGGAGATGGAGGACCGCGTCGTCGTCACGGTGCTGGCTTCGGGTTTCGAATCGGCCACGTCATCCACCAGCCTGAGCCTCTACCAGCGCACCGTGGCGCCGTCCATGGACAATGCTCCCCACAACACGCCCAGCGGCCGCGTCTACGGCGAAGTGCCGCCGGAGGCCCATCCCGGCCATCCGTCCAGCGGCCCGCTGCCTTCCGCCACGCCCACGCGCCTGATGCCCCAGGGCCCAACCCCCAGCGGCGAAATGGCCACCCAAGCCGAAGACCTGCACGTGCCGGCGATCATCAGGCTGAGCCAGGGAAGATTGCCGATCGAATAA
- a CDS encoding acyltransferase: MALAVVVYHTSLWTELFAPAGGATTMLAKLGIYGVQGFFVISGFCFFHLYGGTVFDGPALRRFFLKRWMRLAPLFFVVVGLNLLFHQKAGPDPNLRMIAENLTLAFGFFHPNHALVVGGWSIGVEAVFYAALPSLILATRAHKGFLYVFAALLLWASTPWSLRWVLEAEPWNRFHAYVQVSNHAFLFLLGGILAHLRSRTAFRLKPLPFAILLAALAAITFGLHRGFYDHFDIMAGPARYQFSALCVAVVGCFAFADVKESKGVHPFVVLGDLSYGTYLLHPLANALLLWLGMAKQGWTTFGLGLGLTLLLAYVSYRFLEKPAMALARK; this comes from the coding sequence ATGGCGCTGGCGGTGGTGGTCTACCACACGTCCCTCTGGACGGAGCTGTTCGCCCCGGCGGGTGGCGCCACGACGATGCTGGCGAAGCTGGGCATCTACGGCGTGCAGGGATTTTTCGTCATCAGCGGCTTCTGCTTCTTCCACCTCTACGGTGGAACGGTGTTCGATGGCCCCGCGCTGCGGAGGTTCTTCCTGAAGCGGTGGATGCGGCTGGCGCCGCTGTTCTTCGTGGTGGTGGGCCTGAACCTGCTGTTCCATCAAAAAGCGGGGCCTGATCCGAACCTCCGGATGATCGCGGAGAATCTGACCCTGGCTTTCGGATTCTTCCATCCCAACCACGCGCTCGTGGTGGGCGGATGGTCCATCGGCGTGGAGGCGGTGTTCTATGCGGCCCTGCCCTCGCTCATCCTGGCCACCCGCGCGCACAAGGGCTTCCTCTACGTGTTCGCGGCGCTCCTGCTCTGGGCCTCGACGCCCTGGAGCCTCCGCTGGGTCCTGGAGGCCGAGCCCTGGAACCGATTCCATGCCTATGTCCAGGTGTCCAACCATGCCTTCCTGTTCCTGCTCGGCGGGATTCTGGCGCACCTGCGGTCCAGGACCGCCTTCCGCCTGAAACCCTTGCCCTTCGCGATCTTGCTGGCGGCGCTGGCCGCGATCACCTTTGGCCTGCACCGCGGCTTCTACGATCACTTCGACATCATGGCGGGGCCCGCCCGCTACCAGTTCTCGGCCCTATGCGTGGCGGTGGTGGGTTGTTTCGCCTTTGCCGACGTGAAGGAATCCAAGGGTGTCCATCCCTTCGTGGTGCTGGGGGATCTGAGCTATGGCACCTACCTGCTGCATCCGTTGGCCAACGCCCTGCTTCTGTGGCTGGGCATGGCCAAGCAGGGCTGGACGACCTTCGGCCTGGGCCTGGGCCTGACGCTGCTGCTGGCTTATGTTTCGTACCGCTTCCTCGAGAAGCCCGCCATGGCCCTGGCGCGAAAGTAA
- a CDS encoding ABC transporter permease, which translates to MRSFEAYVANRYLTTRKKGAFVRVMVRFARWGIAVGVFAMVITLALMNGFREEIQANLFSATSHFSVFHLAGDIPDTAAALKAVRGTKGVRAASPIRREKGLLRLPGVDGPPAAVAVNAIDPGSARSTSSLLDSVKPIRIEDLREGEIVLGRELANNLQLRVGDTVAIATLRLQLGLSGLQPKLQAFKVAGIFQSHISEYDTNWVFVHILDAERLARTDQAETIEVRAADTEAIGEAKAAVLAALNQEGRGGFMTTDLRDTNKALFEALKVEKWIFTAILSLIVLVAAFNIVASLVLFVTEKRRDLGVLLSLGATPRQIRRLFEWQGLRIGAVGTLWGLGLSVPFCLVADRYKLVKLPSAVYDFITYIPFRLHLSDLLFVTIFPLLVAWLASRYPARRAAALNPVDALRAE; encoded by the coding sequence ATGAGGTCCTTCGAGGCCTATGTGGCGAACCGCTACCTGACCACGCGCAAGAAGGGCGCTTTCGTGCGCGTGATGGTGCGCTTCGCGCGCTGGGGCATCGCGGTGGGCGTGTTCGCCATGGTCATCACCCTCGCCCTCATGAATGGGTTCCGGGAAGAAATCCAGGCCAATCTGTTTTCCGCCACTTCGCACTTCAGCGTGTTCCACCTGGCGGGCGACATTCCGGACACCGCCGCCGCGTTGAAGGCGGTGCGCGGCACCAAGGGCGTGCGGGCCGCCAGCCCCATCCGCCGCGAGAAAGGGCTGCTCAGGCTGCCGGGCGTGGATGGACCGCCGGCGGCGGTGGCGGTCAACGCCATCGATCCGGGTTCAGCCCGCTCCACGTCGAGCCTCCTGGATTCCGTGAAGCCAATCCGCATCGAAGACCTCCGGGAAGGCGAAATCGTGCTGGGCCGCGAACTGGCCAACAACCTGCAGCTGCGCGTGGGGGACACGGTCGCCATCGCGACGCTGCGGCTGCAGTTGGGCCTGTCGGGCCTCCAGCCCAAGCTGCAGGCCTTCAAGGTCGCGGGCATCTTCCAGAGCCACATCAGCGAATACGACACCAACTGGGTCTTCGTGCACATCCTCGACGCCGAGCGGCTGGCCCGCACGGACCAGGCGGAGACGATCGAGGTCCGCGCCGCGGATACCGAAGCCATCGGGGAAGCCAAGGCTGCGGTGCTCGCTGCCCTGAACCAGGAGGGCCGGGGCGGGTTCATGACCACGGACCTGCGGGACACCAACAAGGCCCTCTTCGAGGCGCTGAAAGTCGAGAAGTGGATCTTCACGGCCATCCTGTCCCTCATCGTGCTGGTGGCAGCCTTCAACATCGTGGCGAGCCTCGTGCTGTTCGTGACCGAGAAGCGCCGCGACCTGGGCGTGCTGCTGTCCTTGGGCGCCACGCCGCGCCAGATCCGGCGCCTGTTCGAATGGCAGGGCCTGCGCATCGGCGCGGTGGGGACCCTGTGGGGCCTGGGCCTGAGCGTGCCCTTCTGCCTGGTGGCGGACCGCTACAAGCTCGTGAAGCTGCCTAGCGCGGTCTACGATTTCATCACCTACATACCCTTCCGCCTGCACCTTTCAGATTTGCTTTTCGTCACCATCTTTCCGCTGCTGGTGGCCTGGTTGGCGTCCCGCTATCCCGCCAGGCGCGCAGCAGCCTTGAATCCCGTCGACGCGCTGAGGGCCGAATGA
- the ruvX gene encoding Holliday junction resolvase RuvX translates to MRWMALDHGTKRIGIAFSDELEILASPFEVWPQEGDATLRKLARLCREEGVQALLVGLPRHKDGAESATAPLARSFGAALASLTGLPLRFGDEHLSSMEAERLLAQRGVKPKDRKARLDAAAAAVILNDFIESRRAAKAPVSEPGP, encoded by the coding sequence ATGAGATGGATGGCCCTGGACCACGGCACCAAGCGGATCGGCATCGCCTTTTCGGACGAGCTGGAGATCCTCGCCTCCCCCTTCGAGGTGTGGCCCCAGGAAGGCGATGCCACCCTGCGGAAACTCGCGCGGCTGTGCCGGGAGGAAGGAGTCCAGGCCCTGCTGGTGGGTCTTCCGCGGCACAAGGATGGCGCCGAGAGCGCGACGGCTCCTCTGGCCAGGAGTTTTGGCGCTGCGTTGGCTTCGCTCACGGGCCTGCCCCTGCGCTTCGGCGATGAGCACTTGAGCTCCATGGAGGCCGAAAGGCTCCTGGCGCAGCGGGGCGTGAAACCCAAAGACCGCAAAGCCAGGCTCGATGCGGCGGCGGCGGCTGTCATCCTGAACGATTTCATCGAAAGCCGCCGCGCGGCGAAGGCGCCCGTCTCCGAACCCGGCCCCTGA
- the frr gene encoding ribosome recycling factor: protein MTLDSIFQDASKRMSVSIETLRKEMATIRTGRANASILDTLQVEYYGTLCPLSQVASISVPESSMLVLQPFDKTSIKAIETAILKSDLGLNPGNDGNVIRLPIPPLNEERRRDLVKVVHRLAEEIKTAIRNVRRDANDHVKKLEKDKAPGVSEDTAKKLADEIQKLTDARVKEVDEAVKHKEAEIMKV from the coding sequence ATGACCCTCGACTCCATTTTCCAGGACGCCAGCAAACGCATGAGCGTCTCCATCGAGACGCTGCGCAAGGAGATGGCCACCATCCGGACGGGCCGGGCCAATGCCAGCATCCTGGACACGCTCCAGGTGGAATACTACGGCACCCTTTGCCCCCTCAGCCAGGTAGCCAGCATCAGCGTGCCGGAGTCGTCCATGCTGGTGCTGCAGCCCTTCGACAAGACTTCGATCAAGGCCATCGAGACCGCGATCCTGAAAAGCGATCTGGGCTTGAACCCGGGCAATGACGGCAATGTGATCCGCCTGCCCATCCCGCCGCTCAACGAGGAGCGCCGGCGGGATCTGGTGAAGGTCGTCCATCGCCTGGCCGAGGAGATCAAGACCGCCATCCGCAACGTGCGCCGCGATGCCAACGACCATGTGAAGAAGCTCGAAAAGGACAAGGCCCCCGGCGTGAGCGAGGACACCGCCAAGAAGCTCGCCGACGAGATCCAGAAGCTCACGGATGCCCGCGTGAAGGAAGTGGACGAGGCCGTGAAGCACAAGGAAGCGGAGATCATGAAGGTGTGA
- a CDS encoding TSUP family transporter has translation MAAPTLALLALASLAAGFMDAVVGGGGLITMPALMLGLPAGTPLPTILGTNKVLACTGTTMAAGKFLRSGVMRWQDMAGPVFASMLGACGGVALAYFLQGRFEALLRPVMLAVMVAMLAFTLLKPGLGHLHAPKFGLGHQRGLAMAIALCLGFYDGLFGPGTGSVLIFLFVAVLGFDFLRSSALAKSVNWASNITAMTLFLWHGSWIPVVALSMAVANGVGGYLGAHVALEKGSSWVRAMFIAVVSALILRLGWQVWFG, from the coding sequence ATGGCCGCCCCCACCCTAGCCCTGCTCGCTCTCGCCTCCCTCGCCGCCGGTTTCATGGACGCGGTGGTGGGCGGCGGCGGGCTCATCACCATGCCAGCGCTGATGTTGGGGCTGCCCGCGGGCACGCCCTTGCCGACCATCCTAGGCACCAACAAGGTGCTGGCCTGCACGGGCACCACCATGGCGGCGGGGAAGTTCCTCCGGAGCGGCGTGATGCGCTGGCAGGACATGGCGGGGCCGGTCTTCGCCTCCATGCTCGGCGCCTGCGGCGGCGTGGCCCTGGCGTATTTTCTTCAAGGCCGGTTCGAAGCGCTGCTGCGCCCGGTGATGCTCGCGGTCATGGTGGCGATGCTGGCCTTCACCCTGCTGAAACCCGGACTCGGCCATCTCCACGCGCCGAAATTCGGCCTGGGCCATCAACGGGGGCTGGCCATGGCCATCGCGCTCTGCCTGGGCTTCTACGATGGCTTGTTCGGCCCGGGCACGGGGTCGGTGCTGATTTTCCTGTTCGTGGCGGTGCTGGGCTTTGATTTCCTCCGCTCCTCGGCGCTGGCGAAATCCGTGAACTGGGCCTCCAACATCACCGCCATGACCCTGTTCCTGTGGCACGGCAGCTGGATTCCCGTGGTGGCGCTGAGCATGGCGGTGGCCAACGGCGTCGGCGGCTACCTGGGGGCCCATGTGGCGCTGGAGAAGGGCAGTTCCTGGGTCCGGGCCATGTTCATCGCGGTGGTGTCGGCCTTGATATTGAGACTGGGCTGGCAGGTCTGGTTCGGATGA